Genomic segment of Gloeocapsa sp. PCC 7428:
CTAAATCCAACACAATGCGCATTCCTGCAAAGTCACGATTGCGTAGCAAAGGTTTTTTGAGCGATTCAGTATAATTTTGTACTAAGTCGGAACGTAGATACGAACGTCCCCAAGCATTTTGGCTAATACAAAGGTTTGTCTGACTGCGCACGCCTGCTTCAATTTCAGCTTGCCAAGCTTGCGGTAATTTAGCACCATCTGAACCAAAGAATTTGATACCGTTATCTGCGGGTGGATTGTGGCTGGCAGAAATCATCACACCGCCGATCGCATTGGTGATACTCGTCAAGTAGGCAACGCAAGGTGTAGGACATAAACCGAGATGCCACACTTCTAACCCAGAAGACGCTAAACCTGATGCAACCGCCATCGCTAGCATATCGCTAGAATTACGCGAATCTTGCCCGACAATAATAGGTCCTAGTTCGCGCGAATTTTGGCGCAGTACCACTCCAGCCCAGAAGCCTACTTGCAACGCTAAAGACGCCGTGAGTAATTCTCCCACGCGTCCACGGATGCCATCAGTACCAAATAATGGAGAATTTGGTAATGCGATCGCGGCTTGATATTCTGTTGTTTTTGGCAGCGATATCACTTGGGTAAATTCAGTGCTTGCCGTACTTTGAATGCCAACGGGAGACGATACCATAATTTTTTTCACTCCTCACACAACTAGTTCACGCTAGGAGAATATCATTTTCTAATCTGGCGCTTAATATTGTTTTAACTTTATTCCAACTTTATTAAATAGATATAAAAAATTTATTGTATGTCAGATTATTTCACCTCAGTATAAGCCGCAATCTCTTTACAGATGCTTCACACTTGGGTGATAAGTTGATTCATCAATAACAAAGCTGACAATTTACTGCTATTCAAGCAAGTATGTGATTAATTGTACGCGTAATTACGTAAGAATTTGTCAAGCTAGTATGAAATTATTGCTAAAATTCTATGTAATATTACTGAAATTTTGAGTATTTGCTTACAGCTATCTGCTATTAAACTCCAACCTCTAACAAGAGTACTTGCATACTGTCCCACGTCAGTTCTTGCTCGATATAACGCGGTGATTGCGGGTTATAAGGACTTGCTACTCGATCAATCGTGAGAATTTTGGCATTATCTGATAGCACTGGTACTTCTGGATCAAAGGCTGTAGGGCGCATCAATGAGCTAGAAAAACCCTTGAATATCGCAATTTGATCGAGTTCTCCATCAACTTCTACTGTAACAACTAATACTTCTTGCGGTCGCTTTACTGTGTATTGTTCTAAACGTTTCCCTATAGAATTATTCATGCTTACTTGAAGGAGTTACGTACTAGGGCTAGGGGCTAGAAATCAAGATTACCGCATACCATTTCACAAACAGCACGTTCTAAGTAGGCTTTCTCATTCGTTACCCCTTACCCTAAGTCTCATTATTGCGGTAGCGCAGAACGTCCTTGCTTACCTAGTTTAAACAGAACAAAATAGCCGAGGCAGATAAAGTAGAAAATCAAGCCAACGATGCCTAAAAAGCCAAGGAACTGAGGTGTAGAGTTGGGGTGGAAATATTCTCTAAAGAGTAAAGGTGGCTCTCGCAGGATTGTACAAAAAGGATTGGTAGCAGCGCCGCTAATGAATGCGCATCTTAAGAAGGGTATGCTCGCGATCGCGCCTAACACACTATAGACTGTCATAGCCCAGCGCCACGAGTTAAACGTGAGTTTTAATGCGCCTGAAGGTTGATCGTCGATTTCTTCGTTGAGATCAATCCAAAACCACAGCGCGATCGGAATTAAAATTCGCGCGATCGTTCCTGAAATATACCCGACTGGCAGTGCGGCAATAAGTAAGTAAACGGAGATCGCAAGCAAGCTTGATACGCGCCAGTAAATTGTTAATAAACGTTGGATTGCTTCCGCTTTTTGAACAAATGCCCAAATCAGCAGAATGAGGGGGATGATGACTGTAAATAATACGGCTAGGCGGTAGTCCATCCAAACGAGAGGACGTAGCCAAACTTCATTTTGCATAGCTTCAGGATGATTGACTCAGCAGAAATTTGTATCTAACTCACAAATACGAGTAATTTTGCACAAAACTTGTTTGTTAAAGATGAACAGCAATAGCAACCTTTAAGTCCACAAAAAATGAAAAGGGACACTTTGTCAAGTGTCCTCTCGCATACGTTAAGCGTCTTGTCGAAAAGGAATTACATTAACTAATTATTCATCGTAAATACGGCATTCAGCAGCTTCTGGATTTTCGTCGCAGTATTGCTCTAGAGAGTTTTTGGGTTTCATTTGCTTTTGATGGGATGCTTCTGCTTGTAGTTCTTCTACAGCGTCCCAAGCTGCGGCACATTCA
This window contains:
- a CDS encoding DUF3177 family protein, translated to MQNEVWLRPLVWMDYRLAVLFTVIIPLILLIWAFVQKAEAIQRLLTIYWRVSSLLAISVYLLIAALPVGYISGTIARILIPIALWFWIDLNEEIDDQPSGALKLTFNSWRWAMTVYSVLGAIASIPFLRCAFISGAATNPFCTILREPPLLFREYFHPNSTPQFLGFLGIVGLIFYFICLGYFVLFKLGKQGRSALPQ
- a CDS encoding Calvin cycle protein CP12, whose protein sequence is MSNIQEQIEQEREQARAVCDTAGAESGECAAAWDAVEELQAEASHQKQMKPKNSLEQYCDENPEAAECRIYDE